From Algoriphagus sp. NG3, the proteins below share one genomic window:
- a CDS encoding alpha/beta hydrolase, protein MKKSISFQYQAQYSVSHEPTFEEKELWLLLHGYGQLAEFFLRKFQGFDTSHRLFVAPEGTNYNYLAGFSGRVGANWMTRHEREIAIRNNHTYLDLLMENLLSQYDEIPTINVLGFSQGAATATRWASRWAGKVDQLVLWAGGFAQDMILEDAREKFLQTDITLTLGDQDEFITRESLEIQEELIRNIGKEVKKMTFSGGHEIDLKLLSVIFDSSD, encoded by the coding sequence TTGAAGAAAAGTATCAGTTTTCAGTATCAGGCACAGTACTCAGTCTCCCATGAGCCGACTTTCGAAGAGAAAGAACTCTGGCTGCTGCTGCATGGGTATGGGCAATTGGCAGAATTTTTTCTCAGGAAATTTCAGGGGTTTGATACTTCCCATCGGCTTTTCGTAGCTCCTGAGGGGACTAATTATAACTATTTGGCCGGTTTCTCGGGAAGAGTTGGAGCCAACTGGATGACCCGGCATGAGCGAGAGATCGCTATCCGTAACAATCATACGTATTTGGATCTGCTTATGGAAAATTTGCTTTCGCAGTATGATGAAATCCCGACAATCAATGTGCTGGGATTTTCCCAAGGTGCGGCTACTGCCACACGCTGGGCAAGTAGATGGGCGGGAAAGGTGGATCAATTGGTGCTTTGGGCAGGAGGATTTGCCCAGGATATGATCTTAGAGGATGCACGCGAGAAATTTTTGCAAACAGATATCACCTTGACACTGGGAGACCAGGATGAATTTATCACCAGGGAAAGCCTTGAAATACAGGAGGAATTGATCAGGAATATAGGAAAAGAGGTGAAAAAAATGACTTTTTCAGGGGGACATGAAATAGATCTTAAATTGCTTTCAGTAATTTTTGATTCAAGTGATTAA
- a CDS encoding cytidine deaminase: MSKKIKIEAEFEELVWEELAVEEQQLMMRARKVSEKAYAPYSDFHVGAAVRLESGEILQSSNQENVSFPVGVCAERLVLGYAGANFPDLAVKEIAIVARRKGDEIWAGVSPCGLCRQTINEVEMRFNQPISILIQNPDGSVLRFHGIQTLLPFKFDDLNA, translated from the coding sequence ATGAGTAAGAAAATAAAAATAGAAGCTGAGTTTGAAGAATTGGTGTGGGAGGAACTGGCTGTGGAAGAGCAGCAGCTGATGATGCGGGCGAGGAAAGTGTCTGAAAAAGCTTATGCCCCCTATTCTGACTTTCATGTGGGAGCGGCTGTGAGGCTGGAATCGGGTGAAATTCTACAGTCCAGTAATCAGGAAAATGTAAGTTTCCCCGTAGGGGTTTGTGCTGAGCGATTGGTGCTTGGCTATGCGGGAGCCAACTTCCCTGATCTTGCGGTGAAGGAAATCGCAATAGTTGCACGAAGAAAAGGGGATGAGATCTGGGCGGGAGTTTCGCCTTGCGGGCTTTGCCGGCAGACAATCAATGAAGTGGAAATGAGATTTAACCAACCTATTTCGATTCTTATTCAAAATCCCGATGGAAGTGTGCTTCGATTTCATGGAATCCAGACGCTTTTACCTTTCAAATTTGACGATCTGAACGCTTAG
- a CDS encoding saccharopine dehydrogenase family protein, which yields MHTILILGGGKSAIFLIDFLAKSCQSKDRRLILADIDLDSATKKLNNQPNTQARQLDIEDAKSRQSLIRESDVVISMLPAFMHPIVAKDCLHFGVHFFSASYESGEMREMKSEIEAKGLLFLNECGLDPGIDHMSAMQIINLAKSKGEEILSFKSYCGGLLAPESEDNPWKYKFTWNPRNVVLAGQGTSRYIENGDLKFVPYHQLFNRLQTIQFPGLGDFDGYPNRDSLGYRRVYGLEKIGTMIRGTLRRSGFCKAWNIFVQLGMCDDSFQMNLPENTTLRQFLNSFLPYDPELSVEEKLGNLIPDFDFPIWEKIQWLGLFGNDLLPHTKGSPASILQAILEKNWKLYPEDKDMIVMQHLFEINGPDGAKEIRSSLVCVGEDSTYTAMAKTVGLPLAIAVDLFLDGKINLTGLHIPVLPEIYIPLLAELENHGIFFREEVRVG from the coding sequence ATGCATACCATCCTGATTTTAGGCGGAGGAAAATCCGCCATTTTCCTGATCGATTTTCTGGCAAAAAGCTGCCAATCAAAAGACCGACGATTAATCTTGGCGGACATAGACCTGGATTCCGCAACCAAAAAACTTAACAATCAGCCAAATACCCAAGCCCGTCAACTGGACATTGAGGATGCAAAGTCCCGGCAGTCACTTATCAGAGAATCCGATGTGGTGATCTCCATGCTTCCAGCCTTTATGCATCCCATCGTGGCAAAGGATTGTCTGCATTTCGGAGTCCATTTTTTCTCTGCTTCTTACGAATCTGGGGAAATGCGTGAAATGAAGTCGGAAATCGAAGCAAAAGGACTGCTTTTTCTGAATGAATGCGGATTGGATCCGGGAATAGATCACATGTCTGCCATGCAGATCATCAACTTGGCTAAGTCAAAAGGCGAAGAAATCCTCTCCTTCAAATCTTATTGCGGCGGACTTCTGGCGCCGGAGTCAGAGGATAATCCCTGGAAATACAAGTTCACCTGGAATCCAAGAAACGTGGTGCTGGCAGGTCAGGGAACTTCCCGCTACATAGAAAATGGCGATTTGAAATTTGTCCCTTATCACCAGCTTTTCAACAGACTCCAAACTATTCAATTTCCGGGGTTGGGAGATTTTGACGGCTATCCCAACCGTGATTCGCTTGGCTATAGACGGGTATATGGACTGGAGAAAATCGGAACCATGATCCGAGGGACTTTAAGAAGATCAGGCTTCTGCAAAGCTTGGAACATCTTCGTACAACTTGGGATGTGTGATGATAGCTTCCAGATGAATCTTCCTGAAAACACTACACTGAGACAATTCCTAAATTCTTTTTTGCCTTACGACCCTGAACTTTCCGTAGAAGAAAAACTCGGAAATCTGATCCCTGATTTTGATTTCCCGATATGGGAAAAAATCCAATGGTTAGGACTATTTGGAAATGACTTGCTCCCACACACAAAGGGCTCTCCAGCTTCCATTTTACAGGCAATTTTGGAGAAAAACTGGAAGCTTTATCCAGAGGACAAGGACATGATCGTAATGCAGCACCTATTCGAAATCAACGGCCCAGACGGTGCCAAAGAAATCAGATCAAGCTTGGTTTGTGTCGGTGAAGATTCCACTTATACTGCCATGGCAAAAACAGTAGGGCTTCCGCTGGCAATTGCAGTGGACTTGTTTCTGGACGGAAAAATCAATCTCACAGGTCTCCACATCCCTGTGCTTCCGGAGATTTATATTCCGTTGTTGGCGGAGCTGGAAAACCATGGAATCTTCTTTCGAGAAGAAGTACGGGTGGGTTAA
- a CDS encoding tRNA1(Val) (adenine(37)-N6)-methyltransferase has product MANSWFQFQQFRINQENCAMKISTDAVMLGALADAASPRETLDVGTGTGVIALMLAQRFPEAKIQAVEIDPPAASQALGNFRSNAFSHRMQLWEGRFQEFEPQKKYDLIVSNPPYFPDHLKSSDVQRNMALHTDELSFADLLGKVAQLLKEDGQFWVILPPRQMQDFQKEAEKHGLFAETKFTLQDKPGKRIQREICAFSRRQNDLETSAIFIKNEDGTPHETYVGLVSDFLLGFKA; this is encoded by the coding sequence ATGGCCAATTCCTGGTTCCAGTTTCAACAGTTTCGGATCAATCAGGAAAACTGTGCGATGAAAATCAGCACGGATGCTGTGATGCTAGGAGCTTTGGCGGATGCTGCTTCACCACGGGAGACTTTAGATGTAGGTACGGGAACGGGAGTCATTGCGTTGATGCTTGCCCAGCGGTTTCCTGAAGCAAAAATCCAGGCAGTGGAGATAGATCCTCCTGCTGCTTCCCAAGCTTTGGGCAATTTCCGGTCAAATGCCTTTTCGCATCGCATGCAACTTTGGGAGGGAAGATTCCAGGAATTTGAGCCTCAGAAGAAATATGATCTGATCGTCAGCAATCCACCCTATTTTCCTGATCATCTCAAATCATCTGATGTGCAGCGCAATATGGCTTTGCATACCGATGAGCTTTCCTTTGCCGATTTATTGGGGAAAGTGGCTCAGCTGCTAAAGGAGGATGGGCAATTTTGGGTGATTCTTCCCCCTAGGCAAATGCAGGATTTTCAGAAAGAAGCTGAGAAACATGGGTTATTTGCTGAAACTAAATTCACACTTCAGGACAAGCCAGGCAAACGAATTCAACGAGAAATTTGTGCTTTTTCCAGACGCCAGAACGACTTGGAAACGTCAGCCATTTTTATCAAAAACGAAGACGGGACGCCTCATGAAACTTATGTCGGTCTAGTGTCAGATTTTCTGCTTGGTTTCAAAGCTTAA
- a CDS encoding DUF2179 domain-containing protein: MQEFLQTLGVSEQLFDYLIMPLLIFCARVGDVSINTLRIMFMMNGKKNIAPFLGFFEALIWLLAIGQIFQNIDNPLSYVAYAGGFGTGTYVGMYFEEKLALGRVLVRVITPKPLPELIEYMKERDFRFTNVGGEGRFGKVNLLFTVMKRDSLKEFVDKVQSIDEKAFYTIESVKRVSEDDLNVMDDKPRFNMSFFSKART, translated from the coding sequence ATGCAAGAATTTCTTCAAACCCTTGGTGTCTCAGAACAATTATTCGACTATCTGATCATGCCCCTGCTCATCTTCTGTGCACGAGTGGGAGATGTGTCCATCAATACCCTGAGAATCATGTTTATGATGAATGGGAAAAAGAATATTGCTCCGTTTTTAGGGTTTTTTGAAGCCTTGATATGGCTTCTTGCCATCGGACAGATTTTTCAAAATATCGACAATCCCCTTTCTTATGTGGCCTATGCGGGCGGATTTGGTACCGGGACTTACGTGGGGATGTATTTTGAGGAGAAATTGGCGCTTGGGAGAGTACTTGTGCGGGTGATTACGCCAAAGCCTCTCCCTGAATTGATAGAATATATGAAGGAGCGGGATTTCCGCTTTACGAATGTTGGGGGTGAAGGGCGGTTTGGAAAGGTGAATTTGCTTTTCACCGTGATGAAAAGAGACAGTTTGAAGGAGTTTGTGGACAAAGTGCAAAGCATAGACGAGAAAGCATTCTATACCATTGAGAGTGTGAAGCGGGTGTCTGAGGACGATCTGAATGTGATGGACGATAAGCCACGCTTCAATATGAGTTTCTTTAGTAAAGCTCGTACCTGA
- a CDS encoding MFS transporter yields the protein MTKSFSSQSLLITGIILVSINLRTSIASVGPLIPFIREDLGLSNGLAGFLTTLPLLTFATFSLFAPGIGGRLGMGRAVFLGVAILTAGVILRVLGGIELMLVGTALTGIGIVIANVLLIPLIKVRLPEKLGLMTALLATMMSLFAAIAVGMSVPIAVDWDFGWRGSLAFWAVFMVLAMIVWIPQLQRPKASLHEVTDPAKNVWRSKLAWQITIFMGCQSVMYFTMVTWLPDMLIFRGWTPAQAGFVSSMMQVVSLLGSYFAPGLLIRLREQSGVVLAVGIAYVLGYLGLFIENEFLTYACLGIVGLCMGSSLSIAYTLIALRTAEDQTTAKLSAMVQSSGYYLAALGPLLFGVSLDLFDNWNVLIFFLLFFSLVFTFFGMSAGRDRKI from the coding sequence TTGACCAAGTCATTTTCCTCCCAATCTCTCCTTATCACCGGGATTATTTTAGTTTCGATCAATTTGCGTACTTCGATAGCGTCGGTGGGGCCATTGATTCCGTTTATCCGGGAGGATTTGGGTTTATCCAATGGTCTGGCGGGATTTCTTACCACGCTTCCTTTATTGACATTTGCTACCTTTTCCCTTTTTGCTCCTGGGATAGGAGGGCGGCTGGGGATGGGAAGGGCGGTCTTCTTGGGAGTTGCCATTCTCACCGCAGGGGTGATCCTTCGTGTATTGGGAGGAATTGAGCTGATGCTAGTAGGTACAGCACTCACCGGCATAGGTATAGTGATCGCGAATGTGTTGCTGATTCCTCTGATCAAAGTCAGGTTGCCTGAGAAGTTGGGATTGATGACAGCATTGTTGGCGACGATGATGTCGCTTTTTGCGGCAATTGCGGTTGGAATGAGTGTGCCGATTGCGGTGGATTGGGATTTTGGCTGGCGTGGGTCTTTGGCTTTTTGGGCGGTTTTTATGGTGTTGGCGATGATCGTATGGATTCCTCAACTACAGCGTCCGAAGGCAAGTCTACATGAGGTCACTGATCCGGCAAAGAATGTATGGAGATCCAAACTTGCCTGGCAGATCACGATTTTTATGGGCTGCCAGTCTGTAATGTATTTCACCATGGTCACATGGCTTCCAGATATGCTGATTTTCCGAGGCTGGACTCCCGCTCAGGCGGGATTTGTGTCTTCGATGATGCAGGTGGTTTCACTACTGGGATCTTATTTTGCCCCAGGTTTACTGATCAGGCTTAGGGAGCAGAGCGGTGTGGTATTGGCCGTGGGAATAGCCTACGTGTTAGGGTATCTTGGGTTATTTATAGAAAATGAATTCCTTACCTATGCCTGTCTGGGGATCGTGGGACTTTGCATGGGGTCGAGTCTGAGTATTGCCTACACGCTGATTGCATTGCGGACGGCTGAGGATCAGACTACTGCCAAGCTCTCTGCCATGGTACAGTCTTCCGGTTATTACCTGGCAGCTTTGGGGCCCCTGCTTTTTGGTGTTTCGCTGGATCTTTTTGATAATTGGAATGTGTTGATTTTCTTCCTTTTATTCTTTTCACTGGTGTTCACTTTCTTTGGGATGTCTGCAGGACGTGACCGCAAAATCTAA
- a CDS encoding LexA family transcriptional regulator has translation MRSQSFFWAANLKFLRKRRKLSQDMLAENLGMSRAKLNSHENGHSKSPAIEDLLLCADYFRMSVDTLLRVDLSKLSELKIRDLEAGNDVFLSGSKVRILATTVSSSNEDNIELVPIKAKAGYLGGFGDPEYLSTLPVFNLPNLPKDKKYRMFQTEGDSMLPIADGAYVIGSYLSEWRLAKETPCVVVTASEGVSFKMLSFQAEERNFLLRSLNPVYTPYTVPAEEVREIWKFEYYMSDEFPQEPLTLQQVGIEISEINRKLGLMQKGEL, from the coding sequence ATGAGAAGTCAAAGCTTTTTCTGGGCGGCCAATCTGAAATTTCTCAGAAAGCGACGTAAATTGAGTCAGGACATGTTGGCCGAAAATCTTGGCATGAGCCGGGCCAAGCTGAATTCGCATGAAAATGGGCATAGCAAGTCGCCGGCGATTGAGGATTTGTTGCTGTGTGCTGATTATTTCAGGATGAGTGTGGATACGCTGCTGCGGGTGGATTTGTCCAAACTGAGTGAGTTGAAAATCCGTGATCTGGAAGCTGGGAATGATGTTTTTCTGAGTGGCTCGAAAGTCAGAATTCTGGCCACCACCGTGAGTTCAAGTAATGAGGATAATATCGAGCTTGTCCCGATCAAGGCGAAAGCGGGTTACCTGGGGGGCTTTGGGGATCCGGAGTATTTGAGTACGCTTCCTGTTTTCAATCTACCAAATCTGCCCAAAGACAAAAAATATCGCATGTTCCAAACCGAAGGAGACAGCATGCTGCCCATTGCGGATGGGGCTTATGTGATCGGCTCGTATTTGTCCGAGTGGAGGCTTGCCAAAGAGACTCCCTGTGTGGTGGTGACGGCAAGTGAGGGGGTCAGTTTTAAGATGCTGAGTTTTCAGGCTGAGGAGAGAAACTTTTTGTTACGCTCGCTAAATCCCGTTTACACACCTTACACCGTTCCTGCGGAAGAGGTTCGGGAGATCTGGAAATTTGAATATTATATGAGTGACGAGTTTCCGCAGGAGCCATTGACACTTCAGCAGGTCGGAATTGAGATCTCGGAGATTAATCGGAAGTTGGGGTTGATGCAGAAAGGTGAGTTGTAA
- the dinB gene encoding DNA polymerase IV, producing MERHIVHLDLDTFFVSVERLKNSALKDKPVIIGGSSDRGVVASCSYEARTFGVHSAMPMKLARRLCPSAFYIKGDHDSYSQQSRLVTEVIQEQVPVMEKASIDEFYIDMTGMDRFFGCEKFTKELRKKIVQESGLPISCALAVNKLVSKVATHDAKPNGQTTIPFGKEKPYLAPLPIRRMPGIGEKTSTLLERMGVENIRLLSEIPPRMMQNLLGKWGIDLSRKANGIDESPVIPYTEQKSIGTENTFESDTIDMAFLNSQLVRMTEKVGFELRQKQKLCGCITVKLRYANFDTVSRQCIISYTSSDEVLLQRAKELFAKLYEKRMLVRLIGVKVSHLVQGHQQIDLFQDTEEGVSLYQAIDWIKNRYGEKSLTRAITLTRT from the coding sequence ATGGAAAGGCATATCGTGCATTTGGATCTGGACACATTCTTTGTGTCTGTGGAGCGGTTGAAAAACAGTGCCCTCAAAGACAAACCTGTCATCATCGGCGGCAGTTCCGACCGGGGGGTGGTGGCTTCGTGCAGTTATGAAGCCAGGACATTCGGTGTGCATTCGGCCATGCCCATGAAGTTGGCACGAAGGCTCTGCCCTTCGGCATTTTACATCAAAGGAGATCATGATAGCTATAGTCAGCAGTCACGTCTGGTGACCGAAGTAATCCAGGAGCAGGTACCGGTAATGGAGAAAGCATCCATTGATGAGTTTTACATCGATATGACAGGGATGGATCGGTTTTTTGGTTGTGAAAAATTCACCAAAGAATTACGAAAAAAAATCGTCCAAGAGTCCGGACTGCCCATTTCCTGCGCTTTGGCAGTGAACAAACTCGTATCCAAAGTCGCCACGCATGATGCCAAACCCAACGGACAAACCACCATCCCTTTTGGTAAAGAGAAACCTTATCTCGCACCACTTCCCATCCGGAGAATGCCGGGAATAGGTGAAAAGACCTCCACATTATTAGAGCGGATGGGTGTGGAAAACATCCGCTTGCTCAGTGAAATCCCACCCCGAATGATGCAAAACCTCTTGGGAAAATGGGGAATCGACCTTTCCCGAAAAGCCAACGGAATCGACGAGTCGCCCGTCATCCCTTACACGGAGCAGAAAAGTATCGGCACCGAAAACACCTTTGAATCGGACACCATCGACATGGCTTTTCTGAACAGTCAATTGGTACGGATGACAGAGAAAGTCGGTTTTGAACTGCGCCAAAAGCAGAAGCTCTGCGGCTGCATCACGGTGAAGCTTCGCTATGCCAATTTCGACACGGTCAGCCGTCAGTGCATTATCTCCTACACCAGCTCGGACGAGGTCTTGCTCCAGCGGGCCAAGGAACTCTTTGCCAAACTCTATGAAAAGAGAATGCTCGTGCGCCTGATCGGTGTGAAAGTCAGTCATCTCGTTCAGGGACATCAACAGATCGATCTTTTCCAAGATACTGAAGAGGGAGTGAGTCTATACCAAGCCATCGACTGGATCAAAAACCGCTACGGCGAAAAAAGCCTGACCCGAGCCATCACCCTAACCCGCACCTAA